The proteins below are encoded in one region of Juglans microcarpa x Juglans regia isolate MS1-56 chromosome 4D, Jm3101_v1.0, whole genome shotgun sequence:
- the LOC121259813 gene encoding auxin-responsive protein IAA9-like isoform X1: protein MSPPLLRAVEGEQSDVSLVASSPTVDSISQNGSGLKERNYMGLSDCSSVDSSAVSSLSEEKNNNLNLKATELRLGLPGSQSPERSLLNTGKLDEKSLFPLLPSKEGICSSIQKNVVSGNKRGFSDTMDGFSEVKNSVYTAGNWMFNAASESESPQSVEQGKFPGNSGMNVVLSSRPSGAQSSIMKEFPGNLLQEHHRATIGTSHDHKTVSNNNSSAPAPKAQVVGWPPIRSFRKNSLATTSKNNDEVDGKPGPGVLFVKVSMDGAPYQRKVDLRLYAAYQELSTALEKMFSCFTIGQCGSRGAPGKEMMSESKLRDLLHGSEYVLTYEDKDGDWMLVGDVPWEMFIDSCKRLKIMKGSDAIGLAPRAVEKSTNRI, encoded by the exons ATGTCGCCTCCCCTGCTGAGAGCTGTGGAAGGAGAGCAGAGCGATGTCTCTCTAGTGGCTTCTTCACCTACTGTGGACTCTATCTCCCAAAATGGTTCAGGTTTAAAAGAACGCAATTACATGGGTTTGTCAGACTGTTCTTCAGTTGATAGCTCTGCAGTCTCAAGCTTGTCAGAAGAGAAAAACAACAATCTGAACTTGAAGGCAACGGAATTGAGGCTTGGTCTTCCTGGATCCCAATCACCCGAACGAAGCTTGCTGAACACAGGGAAGCTTGATGAGAAGTCACTGTTTCCTTTACTTCCTTCAAAGGAAGGAATCTGCTCATCAATTCAGAAGAATGTTGTTTCGGGCAACAAGCGAGGCTTCTCTGACACCATGGATGGGTTCTCAGAGGTGAAAAATTCTGTGTATACTGCTGGAAATTGGATGTTTAATGCGGCTTCTGAGTCGGAATCTCCACAATCTGTGGAGCAAGGGAAGTTTCCTGGTAATTCTGGGATGAATGTAGTACTATCATCCAGGCCTTCTGGGGCTCAGTCCTCCATAATGAAGGAGTTTCCCGGAAATCTTTTGCAGGAACATCATCGTGCTACAATTGGAACTAGCCACGACCATAAGACTGTTTCAAACAACAACAGCAGTGCTCCCGCTCCTAA GGCTCAGGTTGTTGGTTGGCCTCCAATAAGATCATTTAGGAAGAATTCATTGGCCACCACTTCAAAGAACAATGATGAAGTTGATGGAAAACCAGGCCCCGGTGTTCTTTTTGTGAAGGTCAGCATGGATGGGGCTCCCTATCAGAGGAAGGTAGATCTGAGATTATAtgctgcatatcaagaactGTCAACTGCTCTTGAGAAGATGTTCAGTTGTTTCACTATAg GTCAGTGTGGATCCCGAGGAGCACCAGGAAAGGAAATGATGAGCGAGAGTAAATTAAGGGATCTGCTACATGGATCAGAATATGTGCTTACATATGAGGATAAAGATGGTGACTGGATGCTTGTAGGGGATGTACCGTGGGA GATGTTTATTGACTCGTGCAAGAGGCTGAAAATCATGAAGGGCTCTGATGCCATTGGCTTAG CTCCCAGGGCCGTGGAGAAATCCACTAATAGGATCTAG
- the LOC121259813 gene encoding auxin-responsive protein IAA9-like isoform X2 has protein sequence MSPPLLRAVEGEQSDVSLVASSPTVDSISQNGSGLKERNYMGLSDCSSVDSSAVSSLSEEKNNNLNLKATELRLGLPGSQSPERSLLNTGKLDEKSLFPLLPSKEGICSSIQKNVVSGNKRGFSDTMDGFSEVKNSVYTAGNWMFNAASESESPQSVEQGKFPGNSGMNVVLSSRPSGAQSSIMKEFPGNLLQEHHRATIGTSHDHKTVSNNNSSAPAPKAQVVGWPPIRSFRKNSLATTSKNNDEVDGKPGPGVLFVKVSMDGAPYQRKVDLRLYAAYQELSTALEKMFSCFTIGQCGSRGAPGKEMMSESKLRDLLHGSEYVLTYEDKDGDWMLVGDVPWE, from the exons ATGTCGCCTCCCCTGCTGAGAGCTGTGGAAGGAGAGCAGAGCGATGTCTCTCTAGTGGCTTCTTCACCTACTGTGGACTCTATCTCCCAAAATGGTTCAGGTTTAAAAGAACGCAATTACATGGGTTTGTCAGACTGTTCTTCAGTTGATAGCTCTGCAGTCTCAAGCTTGTCAGAAGAGAAAAACAACAATCTGAACTTGAAGGCAACGGAATTGAGGCTTGGTCTTCCTGGATCCCAATCACCCGAACGAAGCTTGCTGAACACAGGGAAGCTTGATGAGAAGTCACTGTTTCCTTTACTTCCTTCAAAGGAAGGAATCTGCTCATCAATTCAGAAGAATGTTGTTTCGGGCAACAAGCGAGGCTTCTCTGACACCATGGATGGGTTCTCAGAGGTGAAAAATTCTGTGTATACTGCTGGAAATTGGATGTTTAATGCGGCTTCTGAGTCGGAATCTCCACAATCTGTGGAGCAAGGGAAGTTTCCTGGTAATTCTGGGATGAATGTAGTACTATCATCCAGGCCTTCTGGGGCTCAGTCCTCCATAATGAAGGAGTTTCCCGGAAATCTTTTGCAGGAACATCATCGTGCTACAATTGGAACTAGCCACGACCATAAGACTGTTTCAAACAACAACAGCAGTGCTCCCGCTCCTAA GGCTCAGGTTGTTGGTTGGCCTCCAATAAGATCATTTAGGAAGAATTCATTGGCCACCACTTCAAAGAACAATGATGAAGTTGATGGAAAACCAGGCCCCGGTGTTCTTTTTGTGAAGGTCAGCATGGATGGGGCTCCCTATCAGAGGAAGGTAGATCTGAGATTATAtgctgcatatcaagaactGTCAACTGCTCTTGAGAAGATGTTCAGTTGTTTCACTATAg GTCAGTGTGGATCCCGAGGAGCACCAGGAAAGGAAATGATGAGCGAGAGTAAATTAAGGGATCTGCTACATGGATCAGAATATGTGCTTACATATGAGGATAAAGATGGTGACTGGATGCTTGTAGGGGATGTACCGTGGGAGTAA